In the genome of Gracilinanus agilis isolate LMUSP501 unplaced genomic scaffold, AgileGrace unplaced_scaffold18417, whole genome shotgun sequence, one region contains:
- the CUNH11orf94 gene encoding uncharacterized protein C11orf94 homolog has protein sequence MTPLREGASPPRVHSVDLLGEGLTDPSAGKEPVRTMPGSLRPPIGLGLILLALVLVAVQAQPQRYQPLSLPGELDPMELPNGLMDDYGILPKHPGPRVVLPLLPKVQKRKRDGPDLSEYYYDAPQ, from the exons ATGACGCCTCTTCGGGAAG GTGCTTCTCCTCCCCGTGTGCATTCCGTGGATCTCCTAGGAGAAGGGTTAACGGATCCCAGTGCGGGGAAGGAGCCTGTCCGCACCATGCCGGGGTCCCTGCGCCCTCCGATTGGGCTGGGCCTCATCCTCCTCGCCCTCGTCCTGGTAGCGGTACAGGCACAGCCTCAGAG GTATCAGCCCCTCTCACTTCCTGGAGAGTTAGACCCCATGGAGCTCCCCAATGGCCTGATGGATG atTATGGGATCCTTCCCAAGCACCCAGGCCCTCGCGTGGTCCTCCCCTTGCTCCCCAAAGTCCAGAAGCGCAAGCGGGATGGGCCAGATCTGTCTGAATATTACTATGATGCTCCTCAGTGA